AGATCAGTGTTATTTTACAGTCTTCCTTTAAATTTACTTATAGCTAACAAACCAGAAGGATTATGCTGTCCACATTGTAAAAACTCCGGAACCGCTGGAAGATTCTGCCTCAGTTGATCAGGAGCCAGAGGAAGGCTCCCAAAATCCTCAACAAAAATCACAGACCAGGCCGGCAGAGTTGGCAGACATTAAAGAGCAATGGGCCGCAACTCATGCAAAGCAAGTGTCCATGATGTTACCAGGTGGTCTGGACATCATTGGAATATTTGCTGTGGCCCCTCCAGCTATGATGCAGGCTGCTCAGGTTAAACTGAGACAGGTAAAAGCCACTTTTTatacccccggtagggtggcatttagcagtttaactgtcagtccgtctgtctgtctgtgtgtccgtgtgtccgtccgaaaactttaacattggccataacttttgcaatattgaagatagcaacttaatatttggcatgcatgtgtatctcatgaagctgcacattttcagtggtgaaaaatcaaggtcaaggtcatccttcaaggtcaaaggtcagaaaacaaattccaagggaagtaaaaagctttaaagggagataatttctattttatatcatttggcaggtacagatcattttcacaagggaagtaatatttattaaaaggatataatcaaaaacaaattttaaggtcaaggtcatccttcaaagtcaaaagtcaaaaaatacaatccaagggaagtaataagctttaaaaaggagctaatttctaaacctgcaaaatgatatattgaaattttatagggggcattgtgtttctgacaaacacatttcttgtttatgtaaGCAAAgttaagtatttttaaaatcCACAAACTTGTCTTGGTTTTTCATTAAACTCTCTAAAAGATAGAATAGCCTTTAGCTATCTTCAAATAATAGGGTTATTTGGCCTTCAATACAAGTGTAGGTCCTATTTGTTTTGCTTGTCATGTCGAAATTATTTATTGAGCCAGAGGTTATACTATACTGTTGCCAATACTTTAATGGCTGATGTTTATTGAATTAAtctttaaaagtgaattttttcGTTACATAATTTATCTTAATTTTCTCCACattattttcagattttgtttGCAATACAGAAACAAGAGAAGAAGTCTAGTGTTGCTGACCTGGGTCATGAAATAGGAGAAAGAATATTGTTACAAATATGTTCAACCACAAGAAAGTATCCTCATTCATTTAATATTCAAATGAAGTCAGTTTTAGTCTACACTTTTCTTTACTTTGGCATTCTTTGGCTAAATCTTTGGCTTGAACTACCAAAACTGAGTTTATCAAAGCTCTTGCATGAAAGTAAGTCCAAAATAAAGtccaacaataaaaaataaactgttaGAGGAGCATGTGATAATACGATgactatacaaatatatttatgtatataagatagcttttttagctcatctattttttgaaaaaaaattatgagctattgtcatcaccttggcgtcggcgttggcgtcggcgtcctgttaagttttgggtttaggtccacttttctcagaaagcatcaatgctattgcattcaaacttggtacacttacttactatcatgaggtgactgggcaggcaaagttagataacgctggcgtgcattttgacaaaattatgtgccctttttatacttagaaaatttaaaaattttgaaaatttaaaaattttggttaagttttgtgtttaggtccattttattccttaagtatcaaagctattgctttcatacttgcaacacttactaattatcataaggggactgagcaggcaaagttatgtaactctgactggcattttgacagaattatgtgccctttttatacttagaaaattgaaaatttggttaagttttgtgtttaggtccactttattcctacagtatcaaagatattgctttcatacttggaatactcgcaaactatcataagggtacagtaaaaggacaagttgcataactctggttgtcatttttacggaattatggccctttttttacttagttactttgaatatatggttaaattttgtgtttcgatccactttacttctaaagtatcaaggctattgctttcaaacttcaaatactttcatgctatcatgaggttactgtagctggcaagttgaattttaccttgacctttgaatgaccttgactctcaaggtcaaattattaaattttgctaaaattgccataacttctttatttatgattagatttgattgatactttgacaaaactactcttacctgacataccacattagactccacccaaaccatcccccgtgccctccccccccccccccccccgaatcctcccccccccctaattttttttatttctttttttctttttttaacatcatcacacaaatgaccaccacaccctcacactatacccccccaccccccccccccccccaattatttttttttgaaacggttaaaaaacacaaatatttatttttattattttatttttgaaataccgtccaaccatcgcacccaagaatcccctccccccactATTTTTTtgcgcatttttggaagataatgtaataaatgtccacacccccacactatacacccctcttcactccacccctccctcctttgtgattgaaattgagagtcccttcacctttaaaaagaaaataggtgagcggtctgcacccgcaaggcggtgctcttgtttattaactTGAATACATCTGAATTTTTAAACTTTATCTTTTAAAACCTCATTTTGGACATTGTTACCTATTGTTCCTTGACATTGTCACAGATACACATGCAGAACAATAGACGTGCAGGATCCAAAGGTATTActtgaatatataaataattatgccAAGTATTATATGTGCATAACAGTTTTTAACTGTAAGAAAATACCCCtctgttagtttaaacctatttattttagcttgattgcatcgaaagcatcaggcttatagaaacgctgtcgagtccatttcctgggcctataacctgTTACCAGTACTTGGGCTTTCATGGTATCTTTGAGGAAGATCCAGAGAACGCTCTCAAGTGGGGATTTAACCCATGGCCTCCTGATTGCTAGGCGGACATCTTATCCAATACACCACGGCAAACTTCTGTTGCCtcttatttacaattaaatttatGGAACCAACGTAAACACCAATGTTAAGATACATTATGGTTTTGGTTTCTGTTTACAGAGTGCATTTCGCCCAGCGGAGTGGAGAAGTCAGTCGACCGGTGACAGGTGGCTGCGACTGGAGGCAGAGCTGGCACTCAACATCCCCATCTATGTCTCCAGCAAGATGAAGGGCACAAACCTGGCAAAACAGATACAGGTATTAGCAGTGAATTGTGTATCAGCAAACCATACCCCTTTCTGTAATATCCATTACTAGACGGTTTATTTCACCATGGAGCCTAGGTCGAAAAAGCAGTGATGATAGGTTTGATTAATGACTTCGCCTAAACCACTAAAGCATTTTTCTTGTGAGTCTTTAAACCGAGTTTTAGTGTATTAGCTGCATACCGTAATTACTGTATGTTTTTGGGacattctaaattttctgacacccCGTTTTTTaaccaatataaatatttttcaatcaGTTTCATGActgtaaattttcggacatacaggtTTTACATGGCTTTTTTACCATATTCTTTCACACTTATCTGTTGACACTGccatcatgcatttttacaaccggattaaggtcatataACCTGGCAGTTAAATGCCTTAAGGCGACGGACCGTAACATTCTCGTTATTGAGTAAATGATTATGTACAAGTATACCGATTAAATACAAAGGTTTCACTCAACAGCTTAAAGTGAAACATATATAAAAGTTATTTATACTATATGTTGTGGTATTTTAGAAGTACATGCTattattggttaaaataaatGACGCTTAATACATCACCTACCCCGGTCCATGGTCAATTCAATACATCTTGTGTCTGTTTTGTAATCTAGATGAATTCAGATAGTAGTATTACACAATGGGGTTACATTTACATGTGATAAATAGGGGCCACCACCTGTAAGTGACTCCCAAGTGACAGCCCATCCCCACTGCAATTTATTGCGTACAAGTATTACAAGTAATTTGGaaaattacaaacaaaacattgtaaacaaacaaaaaatatcaaaatctgaATTTGGCCAATTTACATCTTTACAAAATAGTCATTGTTTTAATAACTATAAAATTTCATGCTGATGAAAGTAAATAGTTTCaaagtattgcaatttatttcctTTTACTGATACATCATAACTTGAAAAGGAATTGGTCAATGGTACAGAATCTTGATGTAcccaataaacattttttaagtgCCCATATGTTTTTCAGCTTACAAAGGGGAatctcaaataaaaaataaatgtcaatgtTTGCTCTACTTGAAATAAGTAATATAAGTGGACATGACGATTTTCTTTTAACACGTACGGCTTGACTATCATCAACAATGGACATTGAAATAAGGCCTTTGAAATGAGACTGCAATTAAAATCTTGGACCATTAATATTTTCTTCCATTATTTTTCAGACTGGTTTACAACCATACTTCAAAAGTGTGTGTACTAGTCTGATGCTGGTGGATAACACATTGAGACAGGAAATGGAAATACTAGACCAGTCCACTGACAGGAAGGGAAAGTCTAAAGATATATCTGCTAATCAGTCTAGCTACAGTTGTAACatctttttaaaacatgtaagcATTTCCATTACTCTGATTATTTAGTTCAATCATTTGATAGGAAAAGTTGTGTATATAACTTTTAAACATGTACCGCAAAGTGAGAAATTGTACAGTTAGTCCACCTCTCAAACTTATAAATGGACCATACCTGGTTTAACATTGGTGGCTCAATTTAGTAAGCTAATAAGCACTTTGTTCAGTATGTAACATGAAATGGGCTAGCATTAAGATGTCAACCATGTTTGTTGAATATAgtgtaatattgttttatgatattagGAGTGATTATGTAAGCCATATTTTCACAACTGTCAGAGCCATGTGTCCCATTAGTTAGAGAGAAATGAAAGTATCTGTTTTTATGCTACCCCGaaatgcatattatcagccggttctggtcggatgatttttcacagagttatggccctttgaaattttccattaactgtacatatagtgcaattcttgtccgggctatttctcagcaactaatgaccggaattcaatgaaactttatgggaagcttcactaccaagaggacatgtgcatattatcagcaggttctagTCAGATAATTttaacggagttatgaccctttgaaaatttccattaactgtacatatacacgtagtgcaattcttgtccgggctatttctcagcagctaatgaccggaattcaatgaaactttatgggaagcttaactaccctgaggagatgcgcatgttatttgtgggttctggttagatgatttatttagagagttatggccctttgaaatttttaagttgctaaaccatccattgtattattttgtccaaagtcatgcccctcaagatgtttcctattatctgaatatatagtgcaaaattgtgataaaaaaaaactttggggagcatcacccgtctccgacggtttcttgtatatATCCTTTCATGAAATGATAAAACAATCCTATTCTGTCTGAAATCAACAGATTTTCTTTTAATTTCCTGCTTTtgacaaaggaattcatgaaatTTATGAACTTTGATAAAGAGTTGTAGCATATAAATTAATGTATTCCGATATCATAAACATGATGTCATTAATATCACAAACACAATGCTGATTActgtttttgaaaaaatattgttcaacatcattgttaatagtttattaaaagctcacatgagcacgATGTGCTCATTTGCCTTTTTATAGAAGGAAACAAACTGTCTGAACAAGTTTAGATCCTTACTGAACTCATACTGTATTACGTTGGCATTATCGGATACTCAATACTTATGTAAATTTTATGTAATTACATTGGGTTCAACAGTTACAAAATACTTGCTTAAGTGATCAGAAATTATCAGGTACTCAAAATTTACTTCAGTTCTTTGGAATCAGGTACTCAGAACTGactgatgtattttttacttaacaACCAGTATGTCTACCTGGTACCTTAGTGTGCGGTGTCCATTTCAGCCCAGCAGTCCGGACACCACAGAGCCCAGTGTGATTGACTGTACGACACAGCTGGTTATCAAGGGCAAGATGCATGGTCGGGCTTATGTTATTGGGAAAGCCACAGTTAAAGAAgcacaaaatgtaaaaaatagtTATTACATATACAGAATTGTTATATGGATTATTAGGAAAATAAATTTTCTTTGGAAAAAGCACACACTAGTACAAAACATTTTATCTCATCATCACTTCTGCATTAGTGGAATAAAACCCTACGTTTGAAGCTCAACTGTATTTTCATCTTGTAGAAAGCATTTTTCAGGATAGTgatgttattttgttttcttgttaAATATGCCATTTCTGTATTCATCTTTTACGGAGTATTCTCTATAAGGTATTCATTCTATCATAATGATTCTTTAACGAGATGTGTCAACCGATAAagattatttagtttaaacctatatatAAGCATGAAATGCCTAATGCTTATTGAAATGCtgtcaagtctgtttcctgggaagaaccagtacttgaggGAGATCAAAAGACCATTGGGGATTGAACCCGTAACTTCCAGGCTCTGTCTTATGGTGAACGTTTTATTGTCCCTTACAGGTGAAACCgtaagggacttatggtttgagctctgtctgtctgtcagtctgtccgtcacacttttctggattctgcgataactttaaaaattcttcatattttttcgtgaaacttcaaagatggatagatggcaatatggcgattatgcacgtcatttcattttgttcctacgccaataattatggttgctatggcaacaaaatttaaaaaatctgacaatggtggagtttcaccggtagacgaccatattgctttacaatctcttgtttataataTGTCATAGATAATCCAAACTCTATGTTTTCAGGCAATGCGTACAGATATCATTCGCAGTATTCAGTCTCGATGTGAGCTCCTATCAGATGATATACAGGTCGTGGAGGACGATATAGGTCAGTATTCAGTCTCTGTCCCACTTCAGGATGTAGCGGGTATTTTTCATGGGCAACATGGAAATACAAACTTAATTGCAGGGCCAAAATGCTGCTCCATTCCCCTCGTTTCCTCTATTTTACATTCCCGTCTTCTTCTATCTGATCAACATGGCAAAAGGCTAACATGCTTGTACACCAATTTATTTAGATGTGGTATTATCAATAGCATTTATTTAACACATTCAGCCAATTGTTTCTATAGGAGGAAACTAGTATAAACAGCGTTAGAAATAAAACAGTAAGtttgttagaaaaaaataaataataataattcgtCCCATTGATGCaataccatgtgccttcttatttcaatgtcatatggtacctttttgcaccaagcgGGCAGATAATATTCAAGAAACAAAAATAactgtttttcaagcaaaaataatTCTTTTCTGGAGTAAAAAAAGGGCATCAACCAAGCACAAATGCTGATAACTGGTCATAGCTTACAAAAACTACTCTACCCTTTACATGGCCGGCTAGTTATGGTAGAGAGGTTGTCTACAAATCTAAAGATTACAGGTTCCATTCCTGGCCCAACCACATAACTCATGCAGGGAATGGTCATGAAATTATTGATGCGACCATTCTTCCAATACCTCAAATAGGGCATTTTTCAGTTACAACCTAGGAAATatgggcttaaagcatgtttgtaaagtgttatCCTTGCTTAGCCTGTGCCGTCTGTGCAGGCTTTTTCAGGGATAacgcttttattgtttttttttgtttaaagcaagttttttctaaacaaaaacaaAGCCCAGTCTGGTGGGAGAGTCCCTTAACCTGATTTGTCTGTGCGTTCCGCACAGGTTAATATGAgaggacacttaaagcacatgcagtaagcccagttgtcgcagaacaaggctcaaataaacAGAACTCTGCCCTTGTTTACCCAGAGACCCATGAGGTGCACACCCTTGAAAATTgcaaaatatctataaaaaaattaaaaaagtagtTACAACTTTTGCCTTGTTTTTTTCCAGAGACCCATGAGGTGTACAGCACTCCACGCAGGGTGTTCTTCCAGCTGCCAGGCTCCAGTCTCCAGCTTTGTGACTACATGTTCCAAGACGAGAAGTTCACGGAGGTCAGAGGACGGGTACGGGAGCTACTTGACCTGACCTTGgaggaggatgaccttgacctttccttTGAACAACCTGCCAGTGAGTGGATTAGGTCAAAACTGGGTTATGTTTCctttatttgaaaaaacaacaacatttattcgtCCCTTTCTTtaacaaatatcattttcaaaacaattgttgaCAGTCTTTatgttttaaggtagcgcacctctaatgggcacatatccaaatataatctaagtaattattttcttaatcagcatcatttcactgaacttcatgcaaatttgtaggtaggctttccatgcttttaaaaaaaatataccgattttttcaaaaccacccccacgctcggcttttgtccagtttattttcacccctggggtatataaaagttccataattcattcaaatttccaaatatgggcatgcagttggtgtgtacagatgctgtaaaggtgtttaaagtttaaacaagatgaaataagtattcttttacagacatttattttttacaaatttttatctatggaagagcgccatgaaatgtaagtgatttcagccaagtaaaaattgggtcagttaaaaacaaagtgtcataaaattcaaaatagtatcatttaagtcatattttaaacttagtttttatagaaacactatatacagcaaaaataccaagaaatagacagatttaccgtttactttttgaaataaaaataacaatgcaacatgcatggttcgtattttcaacagtaaatcacccaatttcgccataacgttgttttaattttaataattgaagaatatgcataaaaattgcaacatgtttaacaataaatatagcttatatgccatattaaatcaaaatacgttagaaaataaataaaacgcgtcgcaaaaaagtatacgtcgtcggcaggattcgaacctgcgcgggaatattccaaaagatttctagtctatcgccttaaccactaggatACGGCACCTAATAGAAGGCTCTTCAacctttgaagaaatcgcgggaaatcattagaggtgcgctaccttaatactGTAAAATCGTTGTCGTTAGTGGGGCAGATTCTGTAGCTTTCAGGGATAACCAATCCACGAATTCAACACTTCTGTAGCTTTCAGGGATAACCAATCCACGAattcaacacaaacacatcgAAAAATGACCGAATCaatttttttatgccccggaaGGAGGGCACATAGTGTTAGGACTGTCCGTTagactttgcgtttaggttttgaaaaatgctcataacttctatgtcgcttcagttagaaacttgatacttggcatgcatgtgtatctcatggagctgcacattttgagtggtgaaaggtcaaggttatccttcaaggtgaaaggtcaaaaaaacaaatccaagggaggtaataagctttaaagggagataattatatgtacctgccaaatgatgaaaaaaatcaaagttgcaCAGTAGGGGCATTTTGtaattgacaaacacatctcttgtttttcctaAATCAGAAATCCACAACTTATTATGTCAAAGAAAAAGTATTTCTTTTGCACCATACATTTCATTCTGACGAGTTTAATGGTTTTAtagtatttaaataacattatgaaGTTTtaactttaatgttaaaatatagaTATCCAGTAAAAAGGGAAACCTTGGATTTTCTCACTTTTGGAAAGAGCAGAGTTTGCGATACAGAGGTCTGTTACTATTCCACTTAGGTCTTATTAAACACTAAGGAAAAATATGCCCAAAATTACTTTAAATTTGGAGAAAACTAATGGTCttcattaaagaaaaaaagttgcCTACTATAGTAACACAGTCATTgtatcatttgtatattaaagtgTTTTAATATTATGTAGGTAAAAACAGATATCCATAATAATAACAGAAACAGAAAAAATCTGAAAAACCCCTAACGTCTAAAAGTCTTTGAAGCAATTAATGGAAACTGAAATGTATTGTGTTAAAGATGGAAAGAACATGTGTTACAGATATTGTATATTCTATAAACTTAACTTATTGTTAGTTTGTTATACAGAGTTTTGTTAAATTTGCCCCTGAACCATATTTAAGTCTGTTCTACGGAGCTTCGTGAAACTGGGTTCTGGACTTTTTCAAGTCTGTTCTACAGAGTTATTGTGAATCTGGGCCCTGGATCTTAAGTAAAGTTTATTCTACAGAGCTTTGTGAAACTTTTCCTTGGACTATTGGAGATCTATTTCAGCGGAGGAGGACTGTTGTGAGTTGAGTGTAGCCCCAGGGCAGAGTAGTGCTGCAAGTGCAGAGGTTACCAAGAGCAACCAGGGGGTTACATACTACATAAGTAAGTAGCTTTGTATTAACCGCTTGATaacatgagcctcgttctgggttAAATGGTCTAAATGCCTTTGCATGTCGGTGttttcccagattaacctgtacagtctgcacaggcaaatcaaggatgacactttccgctttttaggAATTTTTATtgaaaggaattctcttcttaacaaatatccgcttttaaaagaaagtgtcttccctgattagcctttgaagaatgcacaggcttatatgggacaacactttacgcacatgcattaagcccagtttccccttAGTGAGACTTATATGTAAGTTCTCTGCAATCAAAAAGGACACAGGGAGGTACTGAAATCAAATCTTCTCATTAATAGCCGTTGTTCAGATAAACATTAAGTGAATCTTCATCTGCATCAGCAGGAGAGAAACCTTACTTTCAGTCAATTGTTTATGGCTAATTTCCAAACAGTGAGACACAAGAAAGATCTTTAGCGGATTTTGTTTATGGGCTtatgttttgtaattttaacTTCTTTGACCTCAAATGTGAAAATTTATGCCACACAACCGTTTAGCAGCAAAATGTTGTGTGTGCCTATTAATTGTTTATTGCTTAATGATGGCTTTAATGCAACTCCTccgcccctcccccccccccatgatTGCACATTATATTGAACTGATCCTCCTGTCAGTACCAGTTGGTCTTGTTATTACAGTttctttgtacaaaaaaaaagaaaacataaatctGGATCAtttgataactcaaaaagtacaaATGTTAGGTTGATTAAACTTTGTATGTGTATTTAGGGccatatggagattatgcatggtATTTCaggtgtgtcagtctgtccgaaaaagCTAGGTTTGTGAAAGTCAGTTTGTAAATAGAGGTCCATACTTCAGTGTCAGACAAATATTGCTGTTGCTATGTTAATACTTACATCGGTATCCTGTTATAACTCAAAAACTACTTTCGCTAGGTTGTTTATGTCAGTCAGAATGTGGATAGAGGGCCATATGGTGAATATTCATATGTTTTAATATCTGTGCAAAACAAGGGAAAACCACAAATCAGGATCATGTGACAGCTCAAAAAGTATAAAAATCTAGTTTGTTTAAACTGTGTTTATGGACAGAGGGTGATAtgcacattgttgttgttttttgcctgaccaaaattgtggttgctatggtaacagaaCGAATTGGAAACTAAAATCAGCATCTTGCCATAACTCAAAGTACTTGAGCTAGGAAAATGAGATCCTTTTCTTACTCAGGCAACATCAACAGCTTATAAACAAAGCTCTTGTTAACATCATTTTGGTTATGAAGTAAATGGAAAGAAAAACGGTTTGGTCGTGTCCCAAATTTACCAATAATACACATAAAAGGAAATTGTAACTAAGAAAACTTAAGATCTTCAAAAACTGCCATGACTTTACTGAAAAGGCTGAAGAGACTACCTAAGATTGGCCTCCAGAAACTAAATCTTCCAGCTTCATTCAAGCTTACAGATAGGCGAAACCTTCAGGCTACTCAAGCTTACTGAAAGGCAAAACCTTGGTGTGTTATGCTTGAGTGACAGCAGTAATCACAGTTGGCATAAGTCAGGGGTTGCTAATAACAATCACTCACAGACTATTGTATTAAAATGGCT
This is a stretch of genomic DNA from Dreissena polymorpha isolate Duluth1 chromosome 7, UMN_Dpol_1.0, whole genome shotgun sequence. It encodes these proteins:
- the LOC127837676 gene encoding protein odr-4 homolog, producing the protein MGRTILADDRIQAYVDKLLSSNTWFLGTIIGKLTNQKDYAVHIVKTPEPLEDSASVDQEPEEGSQNPQQKSQTRPAELADIKEQWAATHAKQVSMMLPGGLDIIGIFAVAPPAMMQAAQVKLRQILFAIQKQEKKSSVADLGHEIGERILLQICSTTRKYTCRTIDVQDPKSAFRPAEWRSQSTGDRWLRLEAELALNIPIYVSSKMKGTNLAKQIQTGLQPYFKSVCTSLMLVDNTLRQEMEILDQSTDRKGKSKDISANQSSYSCNIFLKHPSSPDTTEPSVIDCTTQLVIKGKMHGRAYVIGKATVKEAQNAMRTDIIRSIQSRCELLSDDIQVVEDDIETHEVYSTPRRVFFQLPGSSLQLCDYMFQDEKFTEVRGRVRELLDLTLEEDDLDLSFEQPATEEDCCELSVAPGQSSAASAEVTKSNQGVTYYIMAGVGGALALAAAVVSYLNTPDT